Sequence from the Terriglobales bacterium genome:
CCGATGATCCCTTCTGGATCGATCTGGGCGCGTTCTTCGACTCGGCAAACTTCCGCGCCTCCGGCTTCATCCTGCCGGGCGTGCTGACCGACGCGCAGGAAGCCGACGACCGGAACAACTTCGCCGCCGATGACGTTTCCGGCTTCAACGTGAACGCCATCGCCATCGAAGTGCCCATCACCATGCTGACCAGCGACGGCCAGAAGCACCCGGCCAGCGATCCGCGGGCCACCATCGGCTCCTGGGGCACGACGTCCCGCCCGCAGGTCACCGTCCTGCAGAAGCCCCTTAAAGGCCGCGTCAGGAGCACGGTTACTTCCACTTCGCTGCGCCAGGTGCAGCGCATGGGCAACGCGCTGTTCAACGAGCTGATCATCGGCACCGGCTCCAAGGACCGCTTCAGCATGGATCAGCCGAAGAACGACGCGCAGTTCGCGGCCTTCGCCCTCGATCCGCTGCTGGCGCGAGTGATCAACGCCGTGTATCCGGCGGCCTTCGGGGTGGATGTGCCCATCCCGGCGCCTCCGCGCGCGGACCTGCTGCCCCTGGTGCAATACTCGAATCACGGAGCGCTGGTGGCGGCAGTAGGCGGGTTCGCCAATCCCAACCTGCCGGCCGGCCCGGTGGCCGACATTTTGCGCCTGAACACCGGCGTGCCTCCCACCCCGCAGAACCAGATCAAGCGCATGGGCCTGCTGGCGGGCGACGCGGCCGGGTATCCCAACGGACGCCGTCTGGAAGATGACGTCACGGATATCTCCGCGCGCGCAGTTGCCGGCATCCTGGTGTTCGGCCTCAACACGTTCCCGTACAACCGCATCGGGGACGGCGTGAATGCCAACGACACCAGCTACCAGCCCAGCTTCCCGTACCTGGGATACGCGTGGGACGGCCGCAACAGCCGCCACGTCGACCCCGGCGAAGATGGCTGCAACGGTGGCGCCTGCACGGTGAACTAGCCCAGCTTCGTGGCTGTGCCGGAAGGACATCCGGTGCAGCCGCGAACTCTTTTTGGTGAGGATAGAGATGACACGGCTCTTCGCTCTGGTGATACTCGGCCTGCTGGCTTCCACTGCCGCAGCGGCGCAGCCAGCCCCCGCCCTCGAGGCGCGCACGCCTGCGGAACTGCGCATTGCGGCTGCGGAACGCGCCCTGGCCGCGAAACCCACGAACTACGAGGCCTACAACGACCTGGCCCTGGGGCTGGCGCGGCGCGCGCGCGAAACTTCCGACACGACGTTCTACGTCAAAGCTGAGGCGGCGCTGGGCAAGTCGCTGGAGCTGCAGCCGGACAACTTCGAGGCGCTGAAGCTTCAGGTCTGGCTGCTGCTCGGGCGGCATGAGTTCGCGCAGGCGCTGGAGAAGGCGAAGGCGCTGAACCGGCGCGCGCCGGACGACGTGCAGGTCTACGGCTTCCTGGCGGACGCCAGCGCCGAGCTGGGCAGGTACCAGGAAGCCATTGACGCTGCGCAATGGATGCTGAACCTGCGTCCGGGGAACGTCCCCGGCCTGACCCGCGCCGCCTACCTGCGCGAGCTGACCGGCGACATCGAGGGCGCGCTTGAGCTGATGGAGATGGCGCTACAGAGCACGCCGCCGAATGAGACGGAAGACCTGGCGTGGCTCCACACGCAGATGGCACATCTCGAACTCATGCGCGGAGACGCGGGCGCCGCCGAAGCCCGCCTCAACGAGGCCCTGAGCTTCTTCCCCGATTACCACTACGCGCTGGCAGGGCTGGCGCGCGTGCGCGCAGCCCAGGGAAAGCATGCCGAGGCAGCCGAGTTGCTGCGCCGCCGGTATGAAGCCGCGCCGCACGCGGAAAATCTCTACGACCTGGCCGAAGCGCTCGAGCGCGCGGGGCGTCTCGCCGAAGCCCGCCGCATGTTCGCCGAGTTCGAGACCAAGGCCCTGCAGGAAAGCGAGAAATGGGACAACGCCAACCGCGAGCTCATCTTCTATTACGCCGACCATGCGCGGAAGCCGGCCGAGGCGTTGCGGGTAGCCAGGCTCGAATCTTCGCGGCGGCAGGACGTCCACACGCTCGATGCCTGCGCCTGGGCGCTCCATCGCAATGGCCGGCATCGGGAGGCACGCCGCCAGATCGAGGAAGCGCTCAAGGTGGGCATCCGCGACTTGCGCATCTTCCAGCATGCCGCGAGCATCGCAAGCGCGGCCGGGGATCGATCTGCGGCGGTGAGGTATCGTCGGGAGGCAATGGAGCTGAGTCCGAACCGGGAGCTCGCCAGGGCCGGGCACTAGAGGTCCCGGTACGGTCCGCGTTCATCCACGCGAATCCGCGGTCAGCCCTGGAATCTGACCTCCGCGGGCTGGCGTTCGGCGGTGGTCGCGACTTCGAAAAAGGCCCGTGTCGGGAAGCTGAACACGGCGGCCACCAGGTTGGTGGGGAAGCTCTGCACCGCGGTATTCAGGTCGCGGACCACGGCGTTGTAGTAGCGGCGCGCGTTCTGCAGGGCGTCCTCCACTTCACTGAGCGTGTTCTGCAGCGACAGGAAGTTCTCTGAGGCGCGCAGTTGCGGGTAGCCTTCGGCGACCGCGAACAGTCCGCGCAAGGCGGCGGTGAGCTGGCCCTCGGCCACCGCGCGCTGTGCCGGCCCCGTGGCCTCCATGGCTTGCGCGCGCATGCGGGTGACGTTTTCGAAGGTGGCCGACTCGTGCGTCGCATATCCCTTCACCACCGAAACCAGGTTGGGAATCAGGTCGTGGCGGCGCTTGAGCTGCACGTCGATATCGGCCCAGGCGGAATCGGTGCGCACGCTGAGCTTGACCAGCCGGTTGTACACGGCCGCCACCATCACCAGCAGCACCACCACCGACATGCCGAACACGACCAGCAGCGTCATCGCGCCTCCCGCCACGGCGGGCGGAAAGTATCACAGCGAAGCAGGGTGCGCAATGCCGCGCGCCTCCGGCCGCAGCCCGGAATCGTGGTAAAACCTAAGAGATGCTCCCGCTCTCCTATCGCGAGCTGCTTCCAGCGCTCATCTCGCTCGGCGGCCTGTTGCTGCTGCTTTGGCTGCTGCTGTGGCTGGCCGTGCGCGGCGTGCGGCGCTGGGCCCAGGCCATGGGCAGGGAAGACCTGGCCAACCGGGAAGCGATCGGGCAGTGGGAGAAACAGCTCAACAAGGTACTGCGAAGGACCATCGCGGCCGTCGCCATGGTGGCTACGGCCATGCTCCTGCTGCGGGGATTCGGCCTGCACGGCCTGAAACGCCTGGGCTGGGAAGAGGTGGAGGGCTGGGCGACCGGTCCTGGGCTGCGCATCCTGATGATCGCGGTCGGCGCCTACGCGTTGAACCGCGTGTTGCGCCTTTCGATCGAACACTTGTCCAGCCTCATGGTTCCGGCGGAGGGAACACGAATCGCGATCGTGGAGCGGGAGAAGCGGGCGCAAACCCTGAGCCGTACCTTGGGCAAACTGGTTACGGCGCTGTTGTTCGGCATTGCTGGCCTCATGATGCTGCGTGAACTGCGCGTAGACATCATGCCCATCCTCACCGGCGCGGGCATCGTGGGTCTGGCTGTGGGCTTCGGAGCGCAGCACCTGGTGCGCGATGTCATTTCCGGGTTCTTCATCATCCTGGAAAACCAGATCCGCGTCGGCGACATTGTGAACATCAACGGCAAGGGCGGGCTGGTGGAAGCCATCCGCCTGCGCACCACCGTGATCCGCAGCTTCGACGGCACCGTGCACATCTTTCCCAACGGCGCCATCACCGAGGTCTCCAACCTTACCAAGGACTATTCCTTCGCCGTGCTCGACCTGGGCGTGGCCTACAAGGAGAACGTGGACCGCGTGATGGAGGTGTTGCGGGAGATTGGCAACCAGTTGGAAACCGACGCAGAGTGGCGGGAGAAGATCCTCGAGCCGCTGGAGATCGCCGGCGTGGATCGCTTCGCCGATTCCGCCGTGATCATCAAGATGCGCATCAAGACGCTGCCGCAGGAGCAGTTCAACGTGGGCCGCGAGCTGCGCCGGCGCATCAAGAACCGCTTCGACGCGCTGGGCATCGAGATCCCGTATCCGCACGTCTCAGTCTATTTCGGTGAAGCCAGCCGCCCTTTCGCCGTGGATATGGCGGACCGCATGCGCGCCTTCGAGCCGCAGGAACGTCCAGCGAGCAAGAGTGCAGAGCGCACCGACTAGAAGCGCGACGCCGTCAGCACGACATCCGCCCGCTTCCACGCCTGCTGGAAGCGCTTTTCAGCCTCGGCGGCCTCCGCAGCCTTGCCTTGCGCCTTCAAGCTCTGCATCAGGCCGAAGAGCGACCAGCCGTTCTCGCGGTGGATGCGCAAGTCTTGGCGGTAGACCGCTTCCGCCTCAGCGGCACGGCCAGCTTCAAGCAACGCTGCGCCCAGCCAGTGACGCGCCGGATAAGGCCAGTCGGCGGGTTCGTTGTAGGTGAGGGCGTCTTCGCCGGCCACCGCCTTTTTCAGGTGGTCGATAGCGGCATCCCACTTGCCCTGGCGCGCGGCAATCTCACCGGCCAGCGAGTGGCTGGCGATGTCGGCGACTTGAACCGCCTTGTTGTTGCCGACGGCGAAGTTCTTCAGCTCCGCCTTGGCGGAAAGGGCGTTGAGCTGCGCCAGCTCCTTTTCCGCTTCCGGCAACTGCTTCTTACCGGCATGAGCCATGCCGCGCGCGTAGTGCCAGATGGCCTCAAGGAACGGCGTCTTGCCGGGAAGCGGTTCCTTCAGGATGTCGTCCCACAGGCCGAAGCGCACCATGGTGAAAAGCGGCGTGACGGCGATACTCTGCGCGAACGAAGGCGCCGTGCTCATGTCCTCCGGCAGCGTAGTGGCCCCCTTGCGCGCCGAGGAGAGTGCCCGCCGGCTGCGTCCCTCGAATAGCGTCGCGTAGTTCAAGAAGTGGATGTTGTGCGGGTAGTAGCCGACGAAATACAGGCCCTTTTCTCCGCTGCGCGCGAAATAGGCTTCATCGGCCAGCGTGCCCCATTCGTTGGCCGTGGCGGCGTCCTGGTAGCGACCCACGCGGATCCATATGTGGCCGGGCATGTGCACCAGGTGGCCGGCCTCCGGCGCCAGCAGCGCGAGCCGCTCAGCACTGGGTACGGCGCGGTCCGGATCTTTCGCCTCCAGGATGTGGATGTGGTAGTGGTTGGCGCCAGCATGGTCGAGGTGCCTGGCAAGCACACTCTCGAGCACGCGAATCGCGTCCTCCGTTCCGGGGTGCGGCTGCCCATCCTTGGACCAGTAGTTCCAGGGCATGGCCTCCATAAGCGCGGCGGCGTAGAGGACCAATGCGTCGGCATCATCGGGATAGCGCGCCGCCACCTTGGCCATGACTTCCGCGTACTTCTTGTTGAGTTCGGCCTGGTCGGCGTCCTTGTCCGCGGAAAAACGCACCGCCAGCGCTTCGATATAGGCGCGCTCCGCTTCCGTGGCACCGGCGGTCAGCGCCCGCGCCTTCTCGAGGGCTTGATGGGCGGCCAGATTGCGCTCCCTGTCCCCGGGGTCGTTGATGTTCGGGCCCAGGGCCAGCGCCTCGCCCCAGAAAGCCATGGCCAGCTTGGGGTCGTGCTTCTGCGCCTCGCGGAAGCTGCGAATGGCTTCGGCATGGTTGAAGGCATAGACCAGGTTCAGTCCCTGGTCGAAGTACCGCTGCGCCGTCGCCGACTGCGTGCTCACTCGGTGATGCCAGTCGCCCACCGCGTCGAACAGCAGCGCGGGCTGGTCGGTGCGTTTGGGATTCTCCACCGGGTGCTGGTGCTGGGCCAGGGCCGAGACAGCCAGCCAGCACAGCAGTGCAATCGCAAAAGCACGCAAAAGAGACATCGCTCACCTCGGGGATTGTCGTGCGACGTTGAAGAAAAAAATTCTAGCATCGCAGGCGGCGGGGAGCGAACAGCCGCCGCAGGATTCGCTAGAATCTGATCCGGGATGACCGAGCCGATGCCCACGTGCGAGTTCGATGCCGGCAAGTTGCTGGTGCGCCTGAATGTGACCTTCTCGGCGGAGATGAGCGCCATCGACGGCGTCACCGAGGGCGTGATGGCCGTGGCGCGGGAGATGGAATGCGCCAAGGGCAAGGAATTCGAGGTGGAGACTGCCCTGCGTGAAGCACTGGCCAACGCCATCGTGCACGGCGCCGGCGGCGATCCCGCAAAGCAGATCCAGTGCTGCGTCGCCTGCGACGAAGCCCGCGGCATGCTCCTCGTGGTGCGCGACCCGGGCGAAGGCTTCGACCCGGCCTCCATCCCCAGCCCCGTCGTCGGCCAGAACGTCTACCGCAGCCACGGCCGCGGCATCTACCTCATCAACCAGCTCATGGACAAAGTCGAATTCGCCGCCAACGGGACCGAGATCCGCATGGTCAAACGCTGAGCCTGGCGCAAGGATCCGGCGCCTTCAGGCAATCGCTCCCCGCCCCCGTGCTAACCTGTAAAGGAACTGCGCCGGGATGGCGGAACTGGCAGACGCAGCGGACTCAAAATCCGCCGGGCTTCGGCCCTTGGGGGTTCGATTCCCCCTCCCGGCACCAGGAGCAGTTAGAGGCGGTGGCAGAGGCAGTGGCCAGCCGTCGGTGGTCCGTGGTCAGGGTCGCAAGCGACGGCGTGAAGACCGCCGCCCGCTAACGGACCCGAGCGTGGAGCGTCCAATTCTCCGATCCCCAAGGAACCAGCCAAAGGAAAGCTGCGTACTCGTGCTCGTGCCCTGGAACGTAACGTCCCACACTCTCTCTACCCCCATTCCAAGGAGTCAATTTCCATGCGTTCTTTCTGTGTGCTGATTCTGGCGGTTTGTCTGCTGCCGCTGAGTGCGGTGGCGGCGCCGCCTGATGCCAAGACCGACCTGGAAGCGCGGCGCAAGGCGCTCAACGACCTGATCCAGGAGCAGTGGGAATACACGCTGCGCACCAACCCGGAATTCGCTTCCATCCTGGGCGACAAGCGCTACAACGACAAGGTCAGCGACCTCTCGCTGAAGGCCATCGAAGACGACCTGGCTGAGACGAAAAAGTTCCTCGCCCGCTTCGAGGCCATCGATACCACCGGCTTCCCACCGCAGGAAGCGCTGAACAAGCAGCTCATGGTGCGCGACCTCCGCAACCGGCTGGAGGACGCCCAGTGGAAGGAATGGGAGATGCCCATCACGCAGATCTCCGGCATCCACCTGGAGGCGCCGCAACTGGTGCACTTGTTCCCTTTTGACACGGTGAAGGACTACGAGGACTTCATCGCGCGCATGCGGCAATTTCCCAAGGCCATGGACCAGACCATGGAGCACATGCGGGCCGGCATGCGGGACAACCTGATGCCGCCGAAGTTCCTGTTGGAAAAAGTGGTGACGCAGGCGGAGAACCTGGCCGGCCAGAAGCCGGAGGAAAGTCCCTTCGCGCAGCCGCTCTCAAAGTTCCCCAAGAACTTTTCCGAAGCCGACCAGGCCCGCCTGCGCGCCGAGTTCCTGGAGGTGATCGGTAGCACGGTGCTTCCGGCCTACGCGCGATTCGCCAAGTTCGTGAAGGAGGAGTACGCGCCGCGCGGCCGCACCGAGCCGGGCATGTGGTCGCTGCCGGACGGAGCCGAGCGCTACGCCCGGCGTGCGAAACGCAGCACGACGACCGATCTGACGCCGGAAGAGATCCACCAGATCGGCCTGCGCGAAGTGGCCCGCATCGAGGGTGAACAGCTCGCTATCGCCAAGAAGCTCGGCTATCCGGACCTGAAGAGCTTCCGCGAGCACGTGAAGAACGACCGCAACCTGTACGCCAAGTCGCGCCAGCAGATCCTCGACCTCTACCAGAAGTACACCGACCAGATGCAGGCCAAGCTGCCGGAACTCTTCGGGCGGCTGCCCAAGGGCGGGATGAAGATCATGCCGGTGGAGGAGTTCCGCGAGAAGGAAGCGCCAGGCGCCCAGTACCAGCAGGGCACGCCCGACGGCTCACGTCCCGGCCTGGTGCAGGTGAACACCTTTGAACCGGAGAAGCGCCAGACCATCAGCATGGAGTCTACGGCCTACCACGAGGGTCTGCCGGGCCACCATCTGCAAGTCGCCATCGGGCAGGAGCTGCCGGCGCTGCCGCCCTTCCGCCAGCAGGCCTTCTACGGTGCGTTCGTCGAGGGCTGGGCGCTGTACTCGGAACGTTTGGGCAAGGAGGTGGGCTTCTACCAGGACCCCTACAACGACTTCGGCCGCCTGGAGGACGAGATGCTCCGCGCCATCCGCCTGGTGGTGGACACCGGCTTCCACTACAAGAAGTGGACGCGCGACCAGGTGGTGCAGTTCTTCCACGACCACTCCGCCATCGACGAAGTGAACGTGCAGAGCGAGACCGACCGCTACATCGTGTGGCCGGGCCAGGCGCTCAGCTACAAGATCGGGCAACTGACCATCCTGAAGCTGCGCGAAGAGGCCAAGAAAGAGCTGGGCCCGAAGTTCGACATCCGCAAGTTCCACGACGCGGTGCTGGGCTCGAGCGCGCTGCCCATGGATGTACTGGAGTCGGAAATCCACCGCTGGATCGCGCAGGAGAAATCGGCGGCGGGGATGACCTCGGCCGGCGCGCCCAGGTAAGCTCGTCGAAGAAAGCTGGGAGAGGGTGGCGCGAGCCGCCCTCGTCTTTTTTCGATTTTGGTTGCCGTTCGGCCATAATAGCGGCTCCATGAGGCTTTTAGCTTGTCTCCGCCTGCTCGCTTTGTTCGCCGTGTTGACGATGCAGGCGGCCGCCCAGACCGAACCCCTGCGCCCGGAATGGTGCCGGCAGCTGCCGCGCGCGCAGTACGCGACGCTGGAACGCGTGAAGTCGGCCGATGACTGGTTCGAGGTCTATCGCGTTCGCCCGGGCGTCTTTGCCATCTATGAACCCAGGCAGTTCGAAGAGGTCATCTCGTATCTCATCGTGGGCTCGAAGCGCGCGCTGCTGTTCGACACCGGGCTGGGCGTGGGCCGCATCTCCGAGGTCGCGCGCAAGCTGACCCGGCTGCCGGTCACGGTCCTCAACTCGCACACTCACTTCGACCATACCGGCGGGAACGCCGAGTTCCGGAACATCCTGGGGATGGACACCGACTATACGCGCCGCAGCGCGGAAGGAGGGTTGGATCCGTTTGCTCGCGACCTGCTTGCGCCCGAGCGCCTGTGCGGCAACCTGCCCCAGGGAGTCAAGGGTCCGGTGCCGACGCGGGCCTTCCACATCACTCGCTTCATACGCGACGGGGAGAGAATCGACTTGGGCGACCGTGTGGTCGAGGTGGTGGCAACACCCGGCCACACGCCGGACTCGCTCTGCCTGCTCGACCGCAAGAACCGCCTGCTGTTCACCGGCGACACGTTCTACCTGGGGCCCATCTACCTGTTCACGGAAGAGACCGATTTCGAAGCCTATGCGAAATCGGTGGAGCGGCTGGCGGAGCTTGTGCCTGCGCTTGACGCCGTGCTCACCGCACACAACGTCCCGGTAGCGAAGCCAGGACAGCTCACACAGCTGGCGGAGGCGGTGAGCAACGTCCGGTCCGGGCAGGCGCAGGCGAAGACGACGGAGGGAAGGCGCGAATACGACTTCGGCGACTTCTCGCTGTTGCTGGGCCCGGATTCAGGCCAAAGCAAGTAGAGCGCGGAAAAATAGTGCGGAAATGCAGAAGGCGACCCAAAGGCCGCCTTCGCGGTTACGGCTGAGAAATTAGAGAGGTTGCACGTTCTCTGCCTGCCAGCCCTTCGGTCCCTTCACGACGTTGAACTGCACGGCCTGGCCTTCCTGCAGGCTGCGGAAACCGTTCGCCTGGATGGCCGAAAAGTGCACGAAGACGTCCTCGCCACTCTGCCGGCTGATGAAGCCATAGCCTTTCGCGTCGTTGAACCACTTCACTGTTCCTTGTTCCATTGTGTTCTTACACCACTTCCTTCATTGGATTTACGCTGAGCTGAACCGGAGGATACTGCAGAGGCAGGAACTGCTGAGCAGTGCTGCTTCACAACCGTTTCGAATTCGACGTTGTATTTACTATACACGGGTTTGCCGGTTCTGGCTACCGGGCAGACCTTGTCTAGAATCTGTCCGGCTCTGTTGGACATCCTGTCTTGAAAGGGCGCGGCTTCAGCCGCGCCGGAGCGGCCCCCCAAATGAATTGTCATCCCGAGGGCCCGCGAGGGAGCGACGCGGACCGAGCGGGCCCGAGGGACCTTGGTTTTTCCGCCATTTTGTGCCAAGACCGCTCTTGAGGATGTCAAGCCAAGCCGTCTCATAAATGTGCACTGGACCGATTTTCGGTGGGAGAGCGGGGCTTCAGCCCCGCGTTGGAGGCTGCATCTAGATGGGCTTTAGCCCTGGACAGCTCGACTCACGACATTTGTGAGACGGCTTCCAGCCGTTCAGCCTTCGGTCCACGTTCCCAACAAGCGCCGCAGCAGTACCAACTGTCCCAGATGATAGGCGTTGTGGTCCGCCACCAACAGCGCCTCCCTCAGGAGGGTCTGGCCATCGCCCCAGGGGATGCGGGCGAACAGATCGGTCCTGGGGTTGCGCACCAGCGCTTGCATGGCTTTGAGGTCTCTGCGGAACGCGGCCACGGAGCGGTTCCAAGCGGCGCCACTGGGCGGCGCGGCCGTGGCGGGCCAGTATCCTTCGGGAAACTTGGGCGAGACGTGCTTGCGGTTGCGGCTGAACTCCAGGATGTCCCACTGCGCGATGCGGAGGTGTTCGAGCAGTTGCCAGGCCGTGTGTGGCGCGCCCTTCGCCTTCACGCCCCGCAGGCGGGCGGGGAAACGGGCAATAGCTTCGTCAAATGGCAGATGCGCGTGCCCGCCGCGCAGCAGATCGTAAAGGTGTTGGCGCAAGGCCTGGGTGGCTTGATCTCGCATGGTGCATCTCCTTTTCCAAATCTTACGTCGCTCCTTTATAGCAATGGGCGGCGCGCACCGGCTTGCATTTCCTTGCGGTCTTTTCTATCGTGCGCAACGGCCATGCGCCGACCGTTTCCCGCCTGTGACCCGGTGTCGCGCCGGGAGTTTTTGCGCACCAGCCTGCTCGCTGGAGGAGCATTGGCTCTGGGCGCAGGCGGGCTGCAAGCGGCCCCGCTCCCCGGCAAGCGGCACATGCTGGTGCGCTCCCTGCGCTTCCTCGACCTGGAAATGCCGATGGACCGCCTGGGAGCGTGGATCACGCCGGTGGAGCTTTTCTTTGTCCGCAACCACATGGCGGAGCCTTACGGGCTGGATCCCGATGAGTGGCGGCTGCGTGTGGCCGGCGAGGTGGAGCGCCCGCTGGTCCTCACCTATGCCGACCTCGCAAAGCTGGAACCGGCCACCGTGGTCAACACTTTGGAGTGTGCCGGCAACGGCCGCGGGTTCTTCCGGCCGCAGGTCCCGGGAGTCCAGTGGGAGCGCGGCGCAGTGGGCAATGCGCGATGGAGCGGCGTGCGTCTGCGCGATGTGCTGACCCACGCGGGTCTCAAGCGAAACGCACGTCATGTTGCATTTCGCGGCATGGACGAGCCGCCCGGCAAGGTGCCGGCGTTCGTTCGCAGCATCCCCATCGAGAAGGCAATGCATGCGGACACGCTGCTGGCCACGCGCATGAATGGCACGCCGCTGACCAAACACCACGGCGCACCTCTGCGCGCGGTGGTCCCGGGCTGGGTGGCGGCGGCGTCGGTGAAGTGGCTGGCGGAGATCCAGGTGCTCGACCGCGAATTCGAAGGGAA
This genomic interval carries:
- a CDS encoding DUF4331 domain-containing protein; this encodes MTKPAVRSFTALLLAVLLMVPQGLLAANHREAPITAIDRLADITDFYAFVSYDNPDKVTFILDVDPLLEPSNGPNYFPFDPNITYAIRVDNNHDGIEDIVFEFRFQTEYRLPGVFTAHVGAGDGIPAGPSSPPPVAPGSPLIPPAVTALDGCEPGNCSTGLGLRQTYTVTMVRNNLRTVLNGGQKLIAVPSNVGPRTMPNWADLYQEGIYTLGNGIKVWAGTADDPFWIDLGAFFDSANFRASGFILPGVLTDAQEADDRNNFAADDVSGFNVNAIAIEVPITMLTSDGQKHPASDPRATIGSWGTTSRPQVTVLQKPLKGRVRSTVTSTSLRQVQRMGNALFNELIIGTGSKDRFSMDQPKNDAQFAAFALDPLLARVINAVYPAAFGVDVPIPAPPRADLLPLVQYSNHGALVAAVGGFANPNLPAGPVADILRLNTGVPPTPQNQIKRMGLLAGDAAGYPNGRRLEDDVTDISARAVAGILVFGLNTFPYNRIGDGVNANDTSYQPSFPYLGYAWDGRNSRHVDPGEDGCNGGACTVN
- a CDS encoding tetratricopeptide repeat protein; its protein translation is MTRLFALVILGLLASTAAAAQPAPALEARTPAELRIAAAERALAAKPTNYEAYNDLALGLARRARETSDTTFYVKAEAALGKSLELQPDNFEALKLQVWLLLGRHEFAQALEKAKALNRRAPDDVQVYGFLADASAELGRYQEAIDAAQWMLNLRPGNVPGLTRAAYLRELTGDIEGALELMEMALQSTPPNETEDLAWLHTQMAHLELMRGDAGAAEARLNEALSFFPDYHYALAGLARVRAAQGKHAEAAELLRRRYEAAPHAENLYDLAEALERAGRLAEARRMFAEFETKALQESEKWDNANRELIFYYADHARKPAEALRVARLESSRRQDVHTLDACAWALHRNGRHREARRQIEEALKVGIRDLRIFQHAASIASAAGDRSAAVRYRREAMELSPNRELARAGH
- a CDS encoding LemA family protein, yielding MTLLVVFGMSVVVLLVMVAAVYNRLVKLSVRTDSAWADIDVQLKRRHDLIPNLVSVVKGYATHESATFENVTRMRAQAMEATGPAQRAVAEGQLTAALRGLFAVAEGYPQLRASENFLSLQNTLSEVEDALQNARRYYNAVVRDLNTAVQSFPTNLVAAVFSFPTRAFFEVATTAERQPAEVRFQG
- a CDS encoding mechanosensitive ion channel family protein, giving the protein MLPLSYRELLPALISLGGLLLLLWLLLWLAVRGVRRWAQAMGREDLANREAIGQWEKQLNKVLRRTIAAVAMVATAMLLLRGFGLHGLKRLGWEEVEGWATGPGLRILMIAVGAYALNRVLRLSIEHLSSLMVPAEGTRIAIVEREKRAQTLSRTLGKLVTALLFGIAGLMMLRELRVDIMPILTGAGIVGLAVGFGAQHLVRDVISGFFIILENQIRVGDIVNINGKGGLVEAIRLRTTVIRSFDGTVHIFPNGAITEVSNLTKDYSFAVLDLGVAYKENVDRVMEVLREIGNQLETDAEWREKILEPLEIAGVDRFADSAVIIKMRIKTLPQEQFNVGRELRRRIKNRFDALGIEIPYPHVSVYFGEASRPFAVDMADRMRAFEPQERPASKSAERTD
- a CDS encoding ATP-binding protein, translated to MTEPMPTCEFDAGKLLVRLNVTFSAEMSAIDGVTEGVMAVAREMECAKGKEFEVETALREALANAIVHGAGGDPAKQIQCCVACDEARGMLLVVRDPGEGFDPASIPSPVVGQNVYRSHGRGIYLINQLMDKVEFAANGTEIRMVKR
- a CDS encoding DUF885 domain-containing protein, with amino-acid sequence MRSFCVLILAVCLLPLSAVAAPPDAKTDLEARRKALNDLIQEQWEYTLRTNPEFASILGDKRYNDKVSDLSLKAIEDDLAETKKFLARFEAIDTTGFPPQEALNKQLMVRDLRNRLEDAQWKEWEMPITQISGIHLEAPQLVHLFPFDTVKDYEDFIARMRQFPKAMDQTMEHMRAGMRDNLMPPKFLLEKVVTQAENLAGQKPEESPFAQPLSKFPKNFSEADQARLRAEFLEVIGSTVLPAYARFAKFVKEEYAPRGRTEPGMWSLPDGAERYARRAKRSTTTDLTPEEIHQIGLREVARIEGEQLAIAKKLGYPDLKSFREHVKNDRNLYAKSRQQILDLYQKYTDQMQAKLPELFGRLPKGGMKIMPVEEFREKEAPGAQYQQGTPDGSRPGLVQVNTFEPEKRQTISMESTAYHEGLPGHHLQVAIGQELPALPPFRQQAFYGAFVEGWALYSERLGKEVGFYQDPYNDFGRLEDEMLRAIRLVVDTGFHYKKWTRDQVVQFFHDHSAIDEVNVQSETDRYIVWPGQALSYKIGQLTILKLREEAKKELGPKFDIRKFHDAVLGSSALPMDVLESEIHRWIAQEKSAAGMTSAGAPR
- a CDS encoding MBL fold metallo-hydrolase, translated to MRLLACLRLLALFAVLTMQAAAQTEPLRPEWCRQLPRAQYATLERVKSADDWFEVYRVRPGVFAIYEPRQFEEVISYLIVGSKRALLFDTGLGVGRISEVARKLTRLPVTVLNSHTHFDHTGGNAEFRNILGMDTDYTRRSAEGGLDPFARDLLAPERLCGNLPQGVKGPVPTRAFHITRFIRDGERIDLGDRVVEVVATPGHTPDSLCLLDRKNRLLFTGDTFYLGPIYLFTEETDFEAYAKSVERLAELVPALDAVLTAHNVPVAKPGQLTQLAEAVSNVRSGQAQAKTTEGRREYDFGDFSLLLGPDSGQSK
- a CDS encoding cold-shock protein, with the translated sequence MEQGTVKWFNDAKGYGFISRQSGEDVFVHFSAIQANGFRSLQEGQAVQFNVVKGPKGWQAENVQPL
- a CDS encoding DinB family protein; amino-acid sequence: MRDQATQALRQHLYDLLRGGHAHLPFDEAIARFPARLRGVKAKGAPHTAWQLLEHLRIAQWDILEFSRNRKHVSPKFPEGYWPATAAPPSGAAWNRSVAAFRRDLKAMQALVRNPRTDLFARIPWGDGQTLLREALLVADHNAYHLGQLVLLRRLLGTWTEG
- a CDS encoding sulfite oxidase gives rise to the protein MRRPFPACDPVSRREFLRTSLLAGGALALGAGGLQAAPLPGKRHMLVRSLRFLDLEMPMDRLGAWITPVELFFVRNHMAEPYGLDPDEWRLRVAGEVERPLVLTYADLAKLEPATVVNTLECAGNGRGFFRPQVPGVQWERGAVGNARWSGVRLRDVLTHAGLKRNARHVAFRGMDEPPGKVPAFVRSIPIEKAMHADTLLATRMNGTPLTKHHGAPLRAVVPGWVAAASVKWLAEIQVLDREFEGNFMNPGYRIPRRPVQPGQAVNHNDTDPVTALSVKSIIAQPAEGAILPLAPVRIHGAAWAGEHDVTRVEVSIDGGRTWQPAQLGRQQARYAWRLWEFAWQPKSRGEYALRSRATDSAGRTQPLAPTWNPGGYLWNVADEVKVRVEG